The following nucleotide sequence is from Camelus bactrianus isolate YW-2024 breed Bactrian camel chromosome 19, ASM4877302v1, whole genome shotgun sequence.
TCATCAACCAGAATTTGGGGGAGAATTAGTTGTAGGACATAAAACTGAAAATCATTCATTGATAGGGTAAAACTACAGAAAATTGCCCTGATTTTagccaaatatttaaaacatggtTTATTCTTCAGTAAATGTGTCATGCAGATTTATCCAGCCAGACGCAGACTGTACATTAGGCAGTGTCTGTATTAGGGATACTGATGGTTACCtcattttcataattactgacaagCAGGATTTGATGTAAATGCAGTTTTATTCAGACCTAAGGTTTCCATGCAAACCAAAATTCGAGAAAAAACAATATTAGCTCTTTctgtaagagaataaaaacatttaggacttttttttttttaactcagagaCCAAATTCTGTGAGTTTGATTATATAGCATTTCTCTTCTAGAAGCATCATATTCAAATAATGGTACTTCTGGGTTTCTAGCGATGTTGTACTTTCCGAAATTATTAAAATGTCAGTACTTTTTCTTGTCGGGATTcatcaaagaacaaagaaatgaatgttTAGTCTaaattgatttacatttttcattttctggagGTTTGTGCCAGTAATTCCTTTTTCTAAAGAAGGAGCAGAgcattaaaatgaatgatttttaaactaCAACCTATAAAATCTTTTGGAATTATTTCtctaatatgttttatttttattttcttacagaagGAAGCAGCTTTGAAGCTGAACTTGAGATTGAAAGAAGAGATGAAAAACACAAGTTGGATCAGAAAGAACTGGCTTCTTATAGCTGGGGTTTCTTTCATAGGTGTCCATCTCTGAACGTATTTTATACAGAGGGCTGCAAAACAGTCTGTAAAATCTCAGTCTGGAGTCAACCAAAGGAGTTTGaataatgaagtaaaataaatatttggaattaCTAATATGTCATTAAATCGTCACGTGCTCATTAGCTTCGCAAACACAGAGCTAAGTATTTCACTTTATAGCCACAGTGCAACATATTCAGGTTTTCATTCCCCAAAGAATCATTTTGTTAAACATTAAACCCCAGGACAACACAGTAAATCAAAAACTATGGCTAACAAAATAAAAGCCGTCTTCACAGTTCACCCCCTGAAGTAATGATGTCTCGTGTAGAAGCTAAAAAGCCGTCATCCTGTGAAAGTGAACCACTGACAAGTGAGAGAGTCAGGGTCACGCTCTCCGTCTTGAAAGGAGTCATGACATCGTGCTACGGCCCGGCTGGCAGGCTGAAGCAGCTGCACAACGGCCGCGGGGGCTCCGTGCGCACAACCTCCCAGTCGGCGGCCCTGCTCACCGGCCTGCCTGTCAGCCACCCCGTCCTAAAGATCCTGGTAGCTTCCGTGCAGAATCACGTGTCCTGCTTCAGCGACTGTGGCCTCTTCACAGCCATTCTCTGCTGTAACCTGGTTGAAAATGTTCAGAGAATAGGCTTGCCACCCACCACTGTCATTAAATTAAACAAGCATCTTCTGAGCCTCTGCACCAGTTACCTAACGTCGGAGGCTTGTGGTTGTCGAATCCCGGTCGACTTTAGCTGCACTCAGATACTCCTCTGCTTGGTGCGCAGCATATTAACAAGTAAACCTGCCTGTATGCTCACCAGAAAGGAAATCGACCATGTCAGTACTCTGATTCTGAGAGTCTTTTTGCTTACAATTCCAGAAAATGCCAAAGACCGCATCATTTTAGGGAAGAGTGTAATTATCCCTTTAAAAGGTCAAAGAGTTACAGATTCGACGGTATTACCTGGAATACTTATTGAAATACCAGAAGTTCAGTTGATGAAGATATTACCAATCAAAAAATCAGATTCCTTCAAGGTGGCGCTCTTTTGTGCGTCTTTATCTGGAGACCTTTCCGATACTGGAGAAGGAACTCTGGTGGTCAGTTACAGGGTTTCTCTTGAAAACGCAGTCCTGGACCAGTTGCTTAACCTAGGAAGACAGCTAGTTAGTGATCACGTAGATCTGGTCATGTGCCAGAAAGTTATACACCCATCTTTG
It contains:
- the LOC141574020 gene encoding LOW QUALITY PROTEIN: uncharacterized protein LOC141574020 (The sequence of the model RefSeq protein was modified relative to this genomic sequence to represent the inferred CDS: substituted 1 base at 1 genomic stop codon); this encodes MKNTSWIRKNWLLIAGVSFIGVHLXTYFIQRAAKQSVKSQSGVNQRSLNNEVK
- the MKKS gene encoding molecular chaperone MKKS, whose protein sequence is MMSRVEAKKPSSCESEPLTSERVRVTLSVLKGVMTSCYGPAGRLKQLHNGRGGSVRTTSQSAALLTGLPVSHPVLKILVASVQNHVSCFSDCGLFTAILCCNLVENVQRIGLPPTTVIKLNKHLLSLCTSYLTSEACGCRIPVDFSCTQILLCLVRSILTSKPACMLTRKEIDHVSTLILRVFLLTIPENAKDRIILGKSVIIPLKGQRVTDSTVLPGILIEIPEVQLMKILPIKKSDSFKVALFCASLSGDLSDTGEGTLVVSYRVSLENAVLDQLLNLGRQLVSDHVDLVMCQKVIHPSLKQFLRTHGVTAIDRVGVALMEPLSKATGTQPIGSLASISPSSYGSVKDLGTAKFGSKRFFHLIPNEATVCSLLLCSRNDTAWDELKLTSQTALHALQLTIREPCVLLGGGCTETHMAAYIRHKTRSEPESILQDSACTQTELQLISEAFCGALESVAGSLEHDGGEMLTDGTYGHFWSVQADSSSVVNWPDLLSRCGCGLHSCRGELGWSFLRSPCPPFSPVTCLPPHEAAGAANNLTLDCFTAKLSGLQVAVETANLILDLSYVIEDKN